In one window of Natronospira proteinivora DNA:
- the egtD gene encoding L-histidine N(alpha)-methyltransferase, giving the protein MISKKKKDALQDQQPSAQTFLAEVIEGLSAPQKWISSMYFYDAEGSRLFDRICELSEYYPTRTELQIFNEHIDAIRDTLGESVLLIEPGSGSSLKTRTLLAALRNPAAYVPVEISKDHLLAAVQRLEAEFPHIPILPVCADFTSPFQIPKPEQPPQRSVIFFPGSTIGNFDPEDAVELLKTMRNKVDDNGGLLIGVDLRKDPMILEKAYNDHDGVTAQFNLNLLRRINRELDADFDLDAFSHRAVWNEAQSRIEMHLVSEREQTVTVGGQAFHFQAGEYILSESSYKFTFRGFEALAAQAGWTVKRCWTDNREWFSVQYLE; this is encoded by the coding sequence ATGATAAGCAAGAAGAAAAAGGATGCCCTGCAGGATCAGCAACCCTCCGCCCAGACGTTTCTGGCCGAGGTCATTGAAGGCTTGTCCGCGCCGCAGAAATGGATTTCCTCCATGTATTTCTATGACGCGGAAGGCTCCCGTCTTTTTGACCGCATTTGTGAATTAAGCGAGTACTACCCCACTCGCACGGAACTCCAGATCTTCAATGAGCATATCGATGCCATCCGGGATACCCTGGGCGAGTCAGTGCTGCTGATTGAACCGGGCAGTGGCAGCAGCCTCAAGACCCGAACCCTGCTGGCGGCTCTTCGTAATCCGGCCGCCTATGTGCCCGTTGAGATTTCCAAGGATCACTTGCTGGCGGCGGTCCAACGTCTGGAAGCGGAATTTCCCCATATCCCCATCCTGCCGGTCTGCGCCGACTTCACCAGTCCCTTTCAAATCCCCAAGCCGGAGCAGCCTCCTCAACGCAGTGTGATTTTCTTCCCCGGCTCCACCATCGGCAACTTCGACCCGGAGGATGCCGTTGAGCTATTAAAGACCATGCGAAACAAGGTGGATGACAACGGCGGGCTGCTGATCGGCGTGGACCTGCGCAAGGACCCCATGATCCTGGAAAAGGCCTATAACGATCATGATGGGGTCACGGCCCAATTCAATCTGAATCTATTGAGACGCATCAACCGGGAGCTGGATGCCGACTTTGATTTGGACGCCTTCAGTCACCGGGCTGTCTGGAACGAGGCCCAAAGCCGTATTGAAATGCATCTGGTCAGCGAACGAGAACAGACGGTCACCGTGGGCGGGCAGGCTTTCCATTTTCAGGCAGGGGAATACATTCTCAGTGAGTCCAGCTACAAATTCACCTTCCGGGGGTTTGAAGCACTGGCCGCCCAGGCCGGCTGGACGGTGAAACGATGCTGGACCGACAACCGGGAATGGTTCTCGGTCCAGTATCTGGAGTAA
- the egtB gene encoding ergothioneine biosynthesis protein EgtB, whose amino-acid sequence MSVIQSVTASESGKDLLSRFQATRAQSEQLCKPLSPEDMTVQTMPDVSPSKWHLAHTSWFFERFLLQELAPDYRVFHPRFDYLFNSYYFTLGQMFQRPRRGLLSRPGVSEILDYRAHVDAAMATLIRERGDEPAVARLVILGINHEQQHQELILTDIKHVLGSNPLWPAYHDKAPSTASPPEALQFHAGVDGIHSIGYQGDDFHFDNEGPGHQVLIRPHTLAHRLITNGEYRDFIRDGGYQDPALWLSDGWSTVQNEGWNRPLYWGEDLETLFTLAGPQPLDPHAPVCHVSFYEAEAFARWAGYRLATEAEWELAARQQSPQGNFQDDGLFQPRGLEKDRGKLGQLYGDVWEWTASPYAPYPGYEPPKGPVGEYNGKFMCNQMVLRGGSCATPQDHIRASYRNFFYPHSRWQFSGIRLAKDLPG is encoded by the coding sequence ATGAGCGTCATTCAGTCAGTGACCGCCAGCGAGTCCGGCAAAGACCTTCTGAGCCGCTTCCAGGCCACGCGGGCCCAGAGTGAACAGCTGTGCAAGCCCCTTTCACCCGAGGACATGACCGTCCAGACCATGCCGGATGTGAGTCCAAGCAAATGGCATCTGGCCCATACCAGTTGGTTCTTTGAACGCTTTCTCCTGCAGGAACTGGCCCCGGATTATCGCGTTTTCCATCCTCGCTTTGATTACCTGTTCAATTCCTATTACTTCACCCTGGGGCAGATGTTTCAACGCCCGAGAAGGGGTCTACTCAGCCGCCCAGGGGTCTCGGAGATTCTCGACTACCGGGCCCATGTGGATGCGGCCATGGCCACCCTGATCCGTGAGCGGGGTGATGAGCCGGCCGTTGCCCGGCTGGTGATACTGGGCATCAATCATGAACAGCAGCACCAGGAACTGATCCTCACCGATATCAAGCATGTGCTGGGGAGCAATCCCCTGTGGCCGGCCTATCATGACAAGGCACCATCGACGGCAAGCCCGCCCGAGGCCTTGCAGTTCCATGCCGGCGTGGATGGCATTCATAGCATCGGCTATCAGGGTGATGATTTTCATTTCGATAATGAAGGCCCCGGACATCAGGTGCTGATCCGTCCCCACACCCTGGCCCACCGGTTAATCACCAATGGGGAGTACCGGGATTTCATCCGCGACGGCGGCTATCAAGACCCGGCCCTGTGGCTGTCCGATGGCTGGTCCACAGTCCAGAATGAGGGCTGGAATCGGCCCCTTTACTGGGGCGAGGACCTGGAAACCCTCTTTACCCTGGCCGGGCCCCAGCCGCTGGACCCCCACGCCCCGGTCTGCCATGTCAGTTTCTATGAGGCGGAAGCCTTCGCTCGCTGGGCCGGTTATCGCCTGGCCACGGAAGCGGAATGGGAACTAGCAGCACGCCAGCAATCGCCCCAGGGTAACTTCCAGGATGACGGCCTGTTCCAGCCACGGGGACTTGAAAAAGACCGTGGCAAACTGGGCCAGCTCTACGGGGATGTCTGGGAGTGGACCGCCAGCCCCTATGCCCCCTATCCCGGCTATGAACCACCCAAGGGCCCGGTGGGGGAATACAACGGCAAGTTCATGTGTAACCAGATGGTCCTGCGGGGTGGTTCCTGCGCCACCCCGCAGGACCATATCCGGGCCAGCTACCGGAACTTTTTCTACCCGCATAGCCGCTGGCAATTCAGCGGCATCCGATTGGCCAAGGATTTGCCGGGCTGA